The nucleotide window CGCAGCTGCCGGCCTTCTTGCCGATGTCGAGGCCATGCCGCGCGGGATCGATACGCCGCTCGGCGAAGGCGGGCTCGGCCTTTCGGGCGGCCAGTCGCGCCGGCTGGCGCTTGCCCGCCTCTTCCTGCGCGACACGCCGCTCTGGCTGCTCGATGAACCCACAGAGGGTCTCGACGGCGCCACCGCCCGCGACGTGCTCGGTCGCCTGTCGGCAATGGCGGCCGGCCGCTCTTTGGTGATCGCCACGCATATCCGCCGCGAGGCTGCCATCGCGGACCGCATCGCCGTCATCGAAGGCGGCCGCATTTCAGAGATTTCGCGCCGCGGAGAGACGGCGTTCGAAAAGGCGCTCGACCGGCTTCGGCCGGACTGAGCGAGATCGCATGCCCTCAGGCGCCGGCCGGCGCTGGAGGAACGCTCCGTACCCCGTGGGACCGTGGGAGAAAGACAATGGAACTAGATATCGTAGCGCTTTCGCGCTTCCAATTCGCGCTGACGGCGCTGTACCACTTCCTGTTCGTACCGCTGACGCTCGGCCTGTCCGTGCTTCTGGCGATCATGGAAACGGTCTACGTCATGACCGGCCGCCAGATCTGGCGGCAGATGACGAAATTCTGGGGCACGCTGTTCGGCATTAATTTCGTGATCGGCGTCGCCACCGGCATCGTCATGGAATTCCAGTTCGGCATGAACTGGAGCTATTACAGCTATTATGTCGGCGACATCTTCGGTGCGCCGCTGGCGATCGAAGGCCTGATGGCCTTCTTCCTGGAGGCGACCTTCGTCGGTCTGTTCTTCTTCGGCTGGGACAAGCTGTCGAAGGTGGGCCATCTTGTCGCCACCTGGGCGGTGGCGCTGGGCTCGAATTTCTCAGCCCTCTGGATCCTCATCGCTAATGGCTGGATGCAGAACCCTGTCGGATCTGCGCTCAATCCGCAGACGATGCGCATGGAGATTACGAGCTTCTTCGACGTGGTCTTCAATCCGGTCGCCCAGGCGAAATTCGTCCACACCGTCTCGGCCGGTTATGTCTGCGCCTCGATCTTCGTGCTCGGCGTTTCGGCCTGGTATCTGCTGAAGGGCCGGCATATCGAGCTTGCCAAGCGCTCGATGACCGTCGCCGCCTCCTTTGGCCTCGCCTCGGCGCTCTCGGTGGTCGTGCTCGGCGATGAGAGCGGTTATCTCGCCACCGAAAACCAGAAGATGAAGCTCGCTGCGATCGAGGGCATGTGGAAGACCGAGCCGGCGCCGGCCGCCTTCACCGCCTTCGGATTCCCGGATCAGGAGGCGCGCGAGACGCATTTCGCCGTGCATATCCCCTGGGTCATGGGCCTGATCGGCACGCGGTCGCTGACGACAGAGATCCCCGGCATCGATAAGCTCGAACAG belongs to Rhizobium acidisoli and includes:
- a CDS encoding cytochrome ubiquinol oxidase subunit I, translating into MELDIVALSRFQFALTALYHFLFVPLTLGLSVLLAIMETVYVMTGRQIWRQMTKFWGTLFGINFVIGVATGIVMEFQFGMNWSYYSYYVGDIFGAPLAIEGLMAFFLEATFVGLFFFGWDKLSKVGHLVATWAVALGSNFSALWILIANGWMQNPVGSALNPQTMRMEITSFFDVVFNPVAQAKFVHTVSAGYVCASIFVLGVSAWYLLKGRHIELAKRSMTVAASFGLASALSVVVLGDESGYLATENQKMKLAAIEGMWKTEPAPAAFTAFGFPDQEARETHFAVHIPWVMGLIGTRSLTTEIPGIDKLEQQAETRIRDGIKAYHALMQIRAAPAQDQVAQEVRSSFEDLGHDLGYALLLKRYVDDPRQATDAQIVQAARDTIPHVPTLFWSFRIMVGLGIFFILLTSTFFWLSARRHLDKYPLLLRLAVLAIPLPWVAIELGWVVAEFGRQPWVIEGVLPTAAAVSSLGAGTVRLTIIGFAALYTVLIVIEMGLMIKAIRQGPEPDDEPEAVLISETLVPAAE